Below is a genomic region from Candidatus Methylomirabilis sp..
AACCGTTCACGCTGAGCTTGTCGAAGGAAACGGCTGGGATGCTCGGGACGGGCGTGTCGAAGACTGATCCGTCCTAGGTTCGACGGGCTCACCATGAACGGAATAAAGACATCCGCAGTCTGCATGACTTCTGTAAGGATCAATAATAGCGGCTATGGCGAACAAGACGATCCTTGTTGTAGATGATAACCCGCAGAACGTCGAACTGTTGACGGTCCTGATGCAGGCCGAGGGGTATGAGGTCGTGGTGGCCGCCGACGGCCTGGAGGCCCTGGCTCAGGTGGCCGCCTTCCCTCCGGACTTGATCCTCCTGGACATCATGATGCCGAAGCTGGATGGCTACGCGGTCTGCCGCCGCCTGAAACAGGAGGCGCCGACCCGCCTGGTGCCGATCGTCTTGCTCACGGCTCTGGGGGCGGAAGAGGCCCGTGTCCAAGGGATCGAGGCGGGGGCTGACGACTTTATCATGAAGCCGTTCAGTCGGGCAGAGCTGAGGGCCCGCGTCCGCTCGCTGCTCAGGCTCAAGGCGTTTACCGACGAGTTGGAATACGCCGAGGCCATGCTGCTCGCGCTGAGCCGAACCGTCGAGGCAAAGGACCCATACACCCAGGGACACTGCGAGCGACTGGCGGCCTACTCGGTCGCCCTTGGACGGAAGCTCGGCCTGCCACCGGAGGAGCTGACGGCCCTGGACAGAGGCGGGGTCCTGCACGATCTGGGGAAGATCGGGATTCCGGATGCGATTCTGCTGAAACCCAGCGGCCTCAGCGAGGCGGAGTGGGTGATCATGCGCGAGCATACGGTAATCGGCGAGCGGATTTGCCAGTCGCTACGATCATTACTGCGGGTTCTGCCGATCATCCGCCATCACCATGAGCGGTGGGATGGGAGCGGTTACCCTGA
It encodes:
- a CDS encoding HD domain-containing phosphohydrolase; its protein translation is MANKTILVVDDNPQNVELLTVLMQAEGYEVVVAADGLEALAQVAAFPPDLILLDIMMPKLDGYAVCRRLKQEAPTRLVPIVLLTALGAEEARVQGIEAGADDFIMKPFSRAELRARVRSLLRLKAFTDELEYAEAMLLALSRTVEAKDPYTQGHCERLAAYSVALGRKLGLPPEELTALDRGGVLHDLGKIGIPDAILLKPSGLSEAEWVIMREHTVIGERICQSLRSLLRVLPIIRHHHERWDGSGYPDGLAGEAIPLTARILQIADIFDALMTARPYKPAWSLQTACNILRDEVACGWRDPAVVGPFIELVERGELPGSEAGAP